In one Sphingomonas sp. AP4-R1 genomic region, the following are encoded:
- a CDS encoding DPP IV N-terminal domain-containing protein → MTISGTHDYRCEPRRASRAIAAGLAILLAALLPLRSVPAQTASAADIDDRVAQALGFTSQTLSGKVLNAGLTFHWIGQGSRFWFRKAVAGGGDMFISVEAATGSQVPLFDTQAMAQALVSAGAPASSGVPRIVDASVAEDGRTIVIAVAKPDAACRWPQLYDKCELATQHYRCDLPAPACVALPDLPGADTLLSPDGRFEVHVRKHNLWLRDLRGGEERRLTSDGVAGFAYGEMHDQIETFAASRRRIGLPDPLLGIRWSPDGRYLIALRHDVRPFGKRLVLTEYLPPEGGAPVVHEKREAAADDAVYPAAALSVISVADGAIRQVDLDPHLFEDVAGRYFNAVHFGNGGPMTWDMDRRKLWLIGAKRGGKELRLIEVDLPTGKARSVVTERGLVPISLHPGGGSPNIAVLPKSRRFIWYSERDGWGHLYLYDLDSGKLLTQLTKGAWAVADLIRADEERGIVFFAANGKERGNPYNRYLYSVSLRGGTPKLLTPENADHALVAGSGSDGSISPIGDYLIDDYSTVSLADHFVLRRVDGSLVGEIATADISALAATGWKPPEPVTVKAADGRTDLYGVIYKPRNFDPARRYPVIEITYPGTWSKYAPNNFRGVFYGSAVMNAYAFAELGAIVVSVDGRGTSYRSAEFRNHYYGKDDATGAEDHVAAIRGLAATRPFMDLSRVGVTGHSSGGDGSLRAAMLYPDFFKVVVSGEGPTDYLTLPMDVAIERPLGVPDTPEIRAYYERIATRNMVSRLTPANKVLVIYAGADEQVPLQQGFQIFRAFQSAGFVYDELIVPDAGHWGGRHPYGVMRTARYFAENLGGPQ, encoded by the coding sequence ATGACCATTAGCGGGACCCACGACTATCGGTGCGAGCCAAGGCGCGCCTCGCGCGCTATCGCCGCAGGGCTTGCGATTCTGCTTGCGGCGCTGCTGCCGTTGCGAAGCGTCCCAGCTCAGACGGCGTCGGCCGCCGATATTGATGACCGAGTGGCGCAGGCGCTGGGGTTCACGAGCCAGACGCTCAGCGGCAAGGTTCTGAATGCCGGTTTGACCTTTCACTGGATCGGGCAGGGCAGCCGCTTCTGGTTCCGTAAAGCTGTTGCGGGCGGCGGAGATATGTTCATCTCGGTTGAGGCAGCAACAGGAAGCCAGGTGCCGTTGTTCGACACGCAAGCAATGGCCCAGGCCTTGGTTTCGGCCGGAGCACCGGCAAGTAGCGGTGTCCCCCGCATCGTTGATGCCTCGGTTGCCGAAGATGGTCGCACGATCGTGATCGCCGTGGCCAAGCCCGATGCCGCCTGCCGTTGGCCGCAACTCTATGATAAATGTGAACTGGCAACGCAGCATTATCGCTGCGATCTTCCAGCGCCTGCTTGTGTCGCCCTGCCAGACTTACCGGGCGCCGACACTCTGCTGTCGCCGGATGGCCGATTTGAAGTTCATGTCCGGAAGCACAATCTGTGGCTTCGAGATCTGCGAGGCGGCGAGGAGCGTCGCCTCACGAGCGATGGCGTGGCGGGTTTCGCTTATGGTGAAATGCACGATCAAATCGAGACATTTGCGGCCTCGCGGCGTCGGATCGGACTGCCGGATCCGCTTCTGGGTATTCGTTGGTCGCCTGACGGTCGCTACCTAATTGCGCTGCGCCACGACGTCCGGCCTTTTGGTAAGCGGCTCGTTCTCACCGAATATCTGCCACCCGAAGGCGGCGCGCCTGTTGTCCACGAGAAGCGGGAGGCCGCAGCAGACGACGCCGTCTATCCGGCAGCGGCATTGTCGGTGATTTCGGTTGCAGATGGCGCGATCCGGCAGGTCGATCTCGATCCGCATCTCTTCGAAGACGTGGCCGGGCGCTATTTCAATGCGGTTCACTTCGGGAATGGCGGCCCGATGACGTGGGACATGGACCGCCGGAAGCTCTGGCTGATCGGTGCAAAGAGGGGCGGCAAGGAATTGCGGCTGATCGAGGTCGATTTACCAACGGGTAAGGCACGATCGGTAGTGACGGAAAGGGGACTCGTGCCGATAAGCCTCCATCCGGGAGGTGGCTCGCCAAATATTGCGGTGTTGCCGAAGTCTCGCCGCTTCATCTGGTATTCGGAGCGGGACGGCTGGGGCCATCTTTACCTGTACGACCTGGATAGCGGCAAGCTGCTCACGCAGCTTACCAAAGGCGCATGGGCGGTGGCAGATCTGATCCGGGCGGATGAGGAGAGGGGGATCGTCTTTTTTGCCGCGAACGGGAAAGAACGCGGCAATCCCTATAACCGATATCTTTACAGCGTGTCGCTGCGAGGCGGTACACCCAAGCTGTTGACGCCGGAGAATGCCGATCATGCGCTCGTCGCAGGTTCGGGTAGCGACGGCAGCATCTCGCCGATAGGGGACTATTTGATCGACGACTATTCGACCGTTTCGCTGGCAGATCACTTCGTCCTGCGCCGTGTCGATGGAAGCCTTGTGGGTGAGATCGCGACAGCGGACATATCCGCCCTCGCGGCAACCGGCTGGAAACCGCCGGAACCTGTCACGGTGAAGGCGGCGGACGGCAGGACCGACCTTTATGGTGTCATCTATAAGCCCCGCAATTTCGACCCCGCAAGGCGTTATCCGGTCATCGAGATCACTTATCCGGGCACTTGGTCAAAATACGCTCCGAACAATTTCAGAGGTGTCTTCTACGGTTCTGCCGTGATGAATGCGTATGCTTTTGCCGAGCTGGGCGCTATCGTGGTCTCTGTCGACGGTCGCGGTACGTCGTATCGATCTGCAGAATTCCGCAATCATTACTACGGAAAGGACGACGCAACCGGGGCCGAGGACCATGTCGCGGCGATCCGCGGCCTGGCTGCCACCCGTCCGTTCATGGACCTCTCTCGCGTCGGGGTCACTGGTCACTCATCCGGGGGCGACGGCAGTCTCCGTGCTGCGATGCTGTACCCGGACTTCTTCAAGGTCGTAGTGTCCGGGGAAGGCCCGACCGACTATCTTACGTTGCCGATGGATGTCGCGATCGAGCGGCCGCTGGGGGTGCCCGACACGCCCGAAATCAGGGCATATTACGAGCGGATCGCGACCAGGAATATGGTGAGCAGGCTGACACCTGCCAACAAGGTGCTCGTCATCTATGCGGGGGCCGACGAGCAGGTGCCGCTCCAGCAAGGGTTTCAGATCTTCCGTGCATTCCAGAGTGCGGGCTTTGTCTATGACGAGTTGATCGTGCCGGATGCCGGACATTGGGGCGGCCGGCACCCTTATGGCGTGATGCGGACCGCCCGTTACTTCGCCGAAAATCTCGGCGGGCCGCAATGA